Genomic window (Bacillus vallismortis):
AGGAGTTAAAGGACACAGGCTGTAACATTATTATCCTAACCACTTTTACCAGACCCGGCTACTTTCAGAGAGCCATTAAAGCCGGCGTTAAGGGCTATTTGTTAAAAGACAGTCCGAGCGAAGAGCTCGCGAGCGCCATCCGAAGCGTCATGAACGGAAAACGCATCTATGCACCTGAGCTGATGGAGGACATATACAGCGAGGCTAACCCTCTTACAGACAGAGAAAAAGAAGTGCTCGAACTTGTGGCTGACGGTAAAAACACAAAAGAAATCGCTCAGGAACTCAGCATCAAAAGCGGGACGGTGCGAAATTATATCTCAATGATTCTAGACAAACTTGAAGTGAAAAACCGAATAGAAGCCATTACCCGGTCAAAGGAAAAAGGCTGGTTTAAATAAAAAGGATCTTGGCAGGTGCCAAGATCCTTTTTGCTAACCCGCAATTCCCCATGGTGAAAACACAAGGTACGTCGCCGCAACTAAAATCAGAATGATACAGGACGCCAGCTTTACGTGCTTCCAAGGTGTTATATCCACTTGCGGGTTGTGATCGAGCTTATAGTCCGTTTCCCTGGGATACAGCTTTCCTGTCAGAAGCATCACAGCCACTGAAAATGGAAAGAGTACGGCAAGGATGTATAGAAAATGAATGTGCCCTAAATAGATTTTTGATAAGCCATATAAAACAATATGGGCTGGTATTGCTATTTTCACAGCTAAAGCCGGCACTTTTTTTGTAAAGAAGCCAATGACGATCGCTGCTAATATCGGAACATTAAAAAATCCGAACATCTCTTGAAGATAGTTGTACAGCCCTGATGGCGCATATAAAATAAAGGGTGCGATGACAATCGATACCAGCCCGAGAACCGCGACAAAAATCCGCCCTGTTTTGACCAGCTCAGCTTCATTTGCATGAGGCTTAAAGACCGGTTTGTATATGTCCAGAGTAAACAACGTAATGGTACTGTTCAGAGAGCCGTTAAACGAGCTTAAAATCGCTCCGAATAAAATAGCGGCGAATACACCGGTAAGCGATGCCGGCAATAAATCGACGATCAGCCGGGGATATACACTGTCAGCATTTTTAATGCCGCCTCCATATAAATGAAAGGCAATCACTCCGGGGACGACTAAATAAAACACACCAATAAGTTTAAAGAAACCTGCTAAAAGAGCGCCCTTTTGTCCTTCAGCTAGATTTTTCGCTCCTAATGTCCGCTGAACAATCGCTTGGTTAACAGCCCAATAAAAGAGATTATTCACTAATAGTCCTGTTAAAATCGTCGGCCACGGCACATCTGCCGAATTGCTGATATCAATTGAATTGAGTTTGTCTGTATGTAAAGCCGTCAGCTGTGCAACTCCGCCCCCAAAGCTGCCTTGTCCGACTGCAAGAACTCCTAATATCACAATAAAAAAACCGCCTAAAATTAATCCGATTCCGTATATGGCATCTGCTGATGCAGCAGCTTTCAATCCGCCAAAAAAGATATAACAGCAGCTCGTTACGCCAATGATTAAGGATATCAGCAAAACAGCCATAAATGTGCTGATGCCAAATGTATCTGTAATGCGGAAGACTTGATTTAACACGAGAGCGCCTGAATACAGTACTGTCGGCAGGAATGAAACAGCGTAGCCGATGATAAGCAGCACCGAAACGATCTGTCTTGTTCTTTGATCAAACCGCTTCTCTAGAAAATCAGGTATGGTAGTAATTCCTGTTTTTAAATAACGAGGCAAAAAGACAAGCGCCAGAAAAATTAACGCAAGCGGCGCACTCGCTTCCCATGACATCGCTGTCATAGACCCTGCATAGCTTTGTCCATTTAACCCAACCATCTGCTCTGTTGATAAATTGGTTAACAGCAGCGAGCTTCCGATATATAACGCAGTCAGACTTCTTCCTCCGAGAAAATATCCATCGGACGATTGCAAGTTAACCTCCTTTGTTCTCCGCCATGAAAATAGAAATATCCCGATATTGATAACCAGAAAAGATACAATAATCCAAAGCAACAGTCAGCAACTCCTTCTGCAAAATAGTTAGATGATAGGGACATATACCATCTACCCATTTTTCACACGCGAAAAACATCAGGACCGCTTTTCTTTTATCAGCATAAGATAGAAACATCTTTACACAGAACGAAAAAAAGACACAAGCCAAAAGCTCGCGTCTTTTATCACAATCTATATGATTAGTTTAAGATTTTTACACTTACAGTTTTGACGCCCCAATTGGATGCATCACTTTTATTTGGTACAAATACATCGATTTTGTTACCTTTAATAGCGCCGCCAGTATCTCCTGCTGTTGCTTCACCGTAGCCTTCAACATAGACTTTAGAACCTAGAGGAATCACATTAGGATCAACCGCGATAACTTTCGCGTTCGGGTTCTTATTTAAGTCAATGCCTGTTGCTGTAACGCCGGAAATGCCGCCGTCGTTAGCAGTGTAAGCAGTAGCAGTAACTGTTAGTTCTTTTGAAGCTTCTTGATGATTTGTATTTGATTGAACAGCCTTTTCTTCTGTAGGAACAGAAGTTTCTGCTGCAGCCTTTGTTTCTTGTTTTGGTTGTTGTTGAACTGTTTCTTGTTTAGGTTGCTCTTTTTGCACAGCTTCTTGTTTTGTTTGAGTTTGAGGTGCGCTTGTTTGCGTATTCTCAGTAACTGCGTTTGCTGCTGTTGCCTGACCTTTTACTGAAAGTGTTGATCCAGCATAGATCATGTCAGAGCTTAGGTTATTCCAAACTTTCAGGTTGTTGACTGTCGTTCCGAATTGTTGAGCAATCTTTGTCAGCGTGTCTCCCGCTTTAATTGTATATTGCCCAGTAGTGGTTGTTTCTTCTGAAGAAATGGTCAGTTTTTCTCCTGTAATGATTTTATCAGAAGTTAACTTGTTCCATTCTTTTAAGTCCTTTAGGTTCACTCCGTTTTTCTGAGAGATTCCCCAGAGCGTATCACCCTTTTGCACCGTGATTTCTTTTGCAGAAGCGTGAGCTCCGAATGCAGTTGATGAAAGTGCAGCAACTGCTACAAAGGACATAATCGTCTTCTTCATAAGTAAATCCTCCCTTGTTAGCTTTTTATTGGCGGCTAACAGGTGCTATCGTAACACACGTAAATGTCAAATCAATAACAAAAAGATATGATTTAGATTACAGTTCCTTTACATGAAGGATTTCTCTCGGCTGGAAAGACTTGCTGAACCCCTGATATAATAGGCTTCGCAAGTCTTTTTAATCTGAGGCAAAATAGAGAAAATAAAATGAGTTTTTTATATAAAAAAATATTGATTTTCTGTTTTTTTAGTCTGTCACCCTTGCATAAGCTTGTATTTCTTGTAAAAAAAGCCGGCCGTATTTTGCTCTTTTTTGTTCTCCGACTCCTTTTATAGACAAAAGTTCCTCGTCATTTACGGGCTGTTTGCCCGACATTTCTTTTAACGTTTGGTCAGAGAAAACAACAAAAGGCGGAACACCCTGCTCTGCCGCAATATCTTTGCGAACCATGCGCAGACGCTCAAACAGCTCATCATTTTCAGTAATCGCTGCCGCTTTTAATGCTTCTTTTCTTGTGACTGATAATTCCCCTCTCAGTACATTCCTTCCTTTACTGCTGACTAAAAGAGTCGGAAACGTTCCGTCTGACATCCTAATGAAATCGTCAGAAATAAGAAATTCGATAAAGTCACTGATTTCCCCTACTGATTGGTGTTTTAATATCCCGTATGTTGAGAGATCGGTAAAGCCGTTTTCAAGAACTTTTTTATTTCTAGATCCGGCCAGCACCTGTGCAACCATCGTCTTGCCAAACCGTTCTTTCATGCGAATGATACACGATAAGACCATTTGCGCCTCTCGTGTCACGTCATGGGCCGTTCTAGTATCAGTACAGTTTCCGCACTGTCCACACGCATCAGGCTCCTTTTCTCCAAAATACATAAGGATAAAACGCTGCAGACAATCTTCCGTGTGACAATAGTCGACCATTTGTCTCAGCTTTTTCAAATCCTGCTTTTGTTTCTCTTCATGCTCTGATTGTTCTATTAAAAAACGCTGTACCATAATATCCTGCGGTGAAAACAGGAGAACACATTCACTTTCAAGACCGTCCCGCCCAGCTCGTCCAGCCTCTTGATAATAGCTTTCCATATCTTTCGGAATTTGGGCATGCAGCACAAATCTAATATTGGATTTATCAATGCCCATTCCAAAAGCAGAGGTTGCCACCATAACCTGCAGCTCATCATTAAGAAATCTTTCCTGCTGCTCTTTTCTCACATCGTCAGCCAAGCCCCCGTGATACCGCCCTGCACTGATCTGATTTCGTTTCAGTTTCTCATAAATCCGATCAGCTTCTTTTCTGGTCGCTGTATAGACAATGCCTGCTTCATGTTTGTTGTTTTGCACATATTCATCAATAAAACGATCTTTATTTTCTCCTTTTGCTACTTTAAACGTTAAATTGTCTCGAGAAAATCCGGTATATACCGTATGATCTTTTTGAATATGCAGCTGTTTGCAGATATCCTCATGAACTTCGGGTGTGGCCGTTGCTGTTAATGCTATGATGACAGGTTTGTCATGTAATTCTCGGAATAATATTTCAATATTTCTGTAGCTTGGCCTGAAATCGTGTCCCCATTGAGAAATACAGTGAGCCTCATCTATTGCGACTAAAGGAACATCAATGCCCTGCAAAATCCGAATAAACTCTGTAGATGTTAATCGCTCCGGTGTAATGTAAAAAAGCTTATAAGCCCCTTCTTTGAGCCCGTTCAGCCTCTCATATATTTCCTGATTAGATTGTGTGCTGTTAATGTAGGCAGCATTAATTCCCGCTTCTTCTAACGCATCGACTTGATCCTTCATCAAGGAAATCAACGGCGAAATGACGATCGTTGTCCCTTCAAACATCAGGGCCGGAATTTGATAGCAAATCGATTTGCCTCCTCCCGTCGGCATAATGCAGGCCGTGTTTTGCCTCGCTTCCGTCACCGAGCGGATCGCTTCCTCTTGGCCGCTGCGAAGCTTTTCATAGCCAAAATAATGGGCCAGAAGGGATTGGGCTCTATGTAACATAACGTGTAAACCTCGCTTTTTCTTGAATTTCTCCCATCATATCATAAAAAAGTGCTCTTCATTTCTTTCAAACAGAAACTGAATTTTCACGATATCAAGCTTTTTTAGATAAAATAAAAAGCCATTTCCAAAAAGGAAATGGCTTTCGCTACGTCTTGCCGTATGCAAGTAAGAAAGTTTTAAACCACCACTCCTCAAAGTGGGTGTTTGCAGAAGCGTTCCTGTCGTCCTCTACAATGGAGGCGTGACATTCCGGCTTCGATATAAAACTCCCTATTACAGCTTAAAGGTTAAAACTTAATTAACAATACGCACAAAGTAGCTTCTTTTATATAGTACACCATCAGCTGATTTTTATCAAGGGGCCAGAACAATTGTTCAGAAAAACTTTTTCCAGCGATTAAAACTGCTTTTTCGCTATTATATATGACAATTTGACAAAGACAAAATATATTACAATAAAAAAACAGCCTTTTTCGCTAAGAGGAATGATCACTTTCTTCTATATAATGTGTAAACAAAAAACTCCTATCACAACGATAGGAGTTTTGGCATAATTAGAATTTTGCAGCAAGATCTTTTGCTTCTTGTAAACCTTTTTCAACGATTTCTTGTGCTTGATCAGGCGCTGCGTTATGTCCTTCGATGACAACTGTGTGCAAGTCTTGAACACCCCAGAAACCAAGAACTGTTTTCATGAAGTTTAATGACATTTCAAGTGCAGCCATTGGTCCTTCAGAATAAACACCGCCGCGCGCGTTAAGAAGCGCAACTTTTTTGCCGCCCATTAAACCAACTGGCCCTTCTTGTGTGTATTTGAATGTAACGCCTGCACGAGACAGGTAATCAACATAAGTATGAAGCACTGCCGGCACTGTGAAGTTCCAAAGTGGGAATGCGAAAACAACTTTGTCAGCTTTTACAAACTGATTCAGATATTTGTCAGCAATTGCTGCTTGTTTTTTCTCTTCTTCTGTCATTTCCATTCCTTGACCTGCTTTAAATGTTCCGTTAATCATATCTCTTCCAAGGTAAGGAAGGTTTTCTTTATGAAGATCTAATTCAACCACTTCATCCGCAGGGTTGTTTTCTTTATAAGCAGCTAAGAAAGCTTCGTAAAGTTTAGTTGAAACGCCTTCTTCAGCTGTACGGTCGCTTGTTTTTACAAATAATACTGTAGACATTTGTATTCCTCCCGGTAAACTTTTTATATTTACTTACTAATAGTATGTTACTTTCTTTTTCACTAGAAGTCAAACACTTTATTTTAAATATGAGATTTCTCCCCAAAAAAAAGCAAGTACATCTACTATCGGTGTACTTGCTTGCCATTTTCACTTCGAATCTTGTTCCCGATCCAAAATTTCATACGTCTGAGAGCTTTTTTGATCAACTGTTTCTTCATTGGATAGATCTTTTATCTGTTCGTGAAACTCTCTTTCAAATGACGGAGCATCTGTCTCCAAATCATCCTCCGCATCAGCTTGAGCTTCAACTGTCATTCTTGCATAGGGAACAGCTTCAAGCCTTTCATAAGGAATGTCTTGGCCAGTTTTTTCACATACTCCGTACGTTCCGTCTTTCATTTTTTGTAACGCATGGTTGACCTCTTCCAACAGCTCCCGGTCAATTTCTCTCACCGTTTGGTCTGTCATCCGATCTGTGACGAGCGTGCCGTGATCTCCCATATGGTTGTCAATTCCATTGGAAAGCTCCCCCACTTCTTCCGTCATTGATTTTGTTTCCTTTTTTTCGCCAGACATTTCTTTTTGCATATCGAGCAATTTATGGTAGAGATGCTGTGTTTGTTCTTTTGTCAGTGCCATGTGTATCCTCTCCTTTCTATCCTGATTCCCGTTTTGCCGCCTGTCAAACATGGGAACTTTGATAGAAAGTTGAGCTGCTGCTTTTTTGAACAAATCGTAATCGCAGGCGGTAATGATATTTCAGGTATTCTCTTTTTGCGGTACACAGTATGTGCACTCTGCTCTGTTTTTATATAAAAAAAGCCTAACCATTTTTGAACGGCTGGCTCATCAAATATTCAGCTGCACAAGTGCTTTGTCAGCACCGCTTGAACTTCGCTTAAATCGGTGTCTTTTGCAAATTCTAATTCAAAGGTTTTGCTTCTTGTCATCAACAATAATCCAGTGTCGGGATCAAACATGCCCGCTTCTTGGATCGCAAAGCTTTCAATTGTTTTATATGGGAGAAATACACGAACCTTCTTTTTAGAAAACATCTTATTGTCAAAGAAAATGATCCGTTTATTTGTAAAGCAAATTTGATCAACTCGGAGCTTATAAATCGATTCTATTCTTTCCCCTTCAACAAGCAAAGCTTCAAGCTTCTTTGCGTCTGTTGATCTGCTAACAGAAAAAATACCCAATGAAGAACCCCTCTTTCTGCATTTATCTAATTGTTTTAACATTCATTACATAAAAATAAGTCCTTTATCCCTATATAAGAATACGACATAGAAGACATTTAAACCATTACGAACAGATTACATTTTTCAAATTTTTGATTTGTTTTCCGTCTTTTAAGCTGTTGCATCAAGTAATACGCACGTACAAAGAAAAAAGTTTCAATATTCAGCAGTATTTTTTGAAAAATTGGTTTTTTACGTTTTCTTGAATTTTGTTTTATTTTTCCTGTTTTAACCATAAAAAAAAACCGCAGCCCAACTGCGGTTTTATATTTCATTAAATTTTCTGCTCATATTTTAAGGATTCAGGCATTAAACCTCTTCGAAGTATTCTTTATAATAGCCGCCGACTTTATTCGTATTGTCGATCACAAACAGAAACTCCTCTGTTTCATTTTTCACTTCATATTCTTTTCCCGGAGTTAAAACGCGGTTCACGATATATTTTTTTGCGTTTGTCTGCACACATTTCACCTTTTTGATTGTTTCTTTTTCAAGCCAATTGTTATGAATCATAAATGAAATCTCCTTTACTGATCTATAAGCTTATTGTAGCTTTTTTCTTTTATAAATTGCAATATCGGTTATTCATTGATTTTGACTTGTTTTCTATTATAGAATGTTTGTATACGCTTACTCTTACAGCAAATGTCATATCTTCTTTCTGCTATTGAATCAAGGAATCCATGTGCTATCACCAAGAATCTCAAAACAGACCATAAAAAATGACTGGAGGTTTGTTACGAATGAGTTCTTTAACGATGCAAGTGACGAAAAGGCTGGAGACATTTTTACAGGGAACAAAGAAGCTTTATATTGACGGAAAGTTTGTTCCGAGTGCCTCAGGGGCAACCTTTGACACTCCCAACCCGGCGACCGGCGAAACCTTGATGACGCTGTATGAAGCCCAGGCTGCGGATGTAGACAAAGCGGTTAAAGCTGCCCGCAAAGCCTTTGACCAAGGCGAATGGAGAACCATGTCTCCAGCTTCAAGAAGCAGACTGATGTATAAGCTGGCAGACTTAATGGAAGAACATAAAACTGAGCTTGCTCAGCTTGAAACGCTTGATAACGGGAAACCGATAAATGAAACGACGAATGGAGATATTCCGCTGGCTATTGAGCATATGCGCTATTACGCCGGCTGGTGTACAAAAATAACAGGACAGACGATCCCGGTTTCCGGCGCCTATTTTAATTATACGCGCCATGATCCTGTCGGCGTCGTCGGCCAGATCATTCCATGGAATTTCCCGCTCCTGATGGCGATGTGGAAAATGGGTGCGGCTCTTGCGACAGGCTGTACAATCGTGCTCAAACCGGCTGAACAGACACCGCTTTCAGCTCTTTATTTGGCAGAATTAATTGACAAAGCCGGCTTCCCGGACGGTGTCATTAATATCATTCCGGGATTCGGTGAAGATGCGGGAGAAACGCTGACGAACCATGAGGCGGTTGATAAAATTGCCTTTACCGGTTCCACTGAAATCGGAAAGAAAATTATGGCCACCGCTGCGAAAAGCATTAAGCGGGTTACATTGGAGCTGGGCGGAAAATCACCTAATATTCTTCTGCCGGATGCCAATTTGAAAAA
Coding sequences:
- a CDS encoding TraR/DksA family transcriptional regulator — encoded protein: MALTKEQTQHLYHKLLDMQKEMSGEKKETKSMTEEVGELSNGIDNHMGDHGTLVTDRMTDQTVREIDRELLEEVNHALQKMKDGTYGVCEKTGQDIPYERLEAVPYARMTVEAQADAEDDLETDAPSFEREFHEQIKDLSNEETVDQKSSQTYEILDREQDSK
- the dhaS gene encoding aldehyde dehydrogenase DhaS, which gives rise to MSSLTMQVTKRLETFLQGTKKLYIDGKFVPSASGATFDTPNPATGETLMTLYEAQAADVDKAVKAARKAFDQGEWRTMSPASRSRLMYKLADLMEEHKTELAQLETLDNGKPINETTNGDIPLAIEHMRYYAGWCTKITGQTIPVSGAYFNYTRHDPVGVVGQIIPWNFPLLMAMWKMGAALATGCTIVLKPAEQTPLSALYLAELIDKAGFPDGVINIIPGFGEDAGETLTNHEAVDKIAFTGSTEIGKKIMATAAKSIKRVTLELGGKSPNILLPDANLKKAIPGALNGVMFNQGQVCCAGSRVFIHKDQYDEVIDEMVSYAESLRQGAGLHKDTQIGPLVSKEQHERVLSYIQKGKDEGAKAVTGGSCPFEEGYFVAPTVFANVEDEMTIAKEEIFGPVLTAIPYETVDEVIDRANHSEYGLAAGLWTENVKHAHYIADRLQAGTVWVNCYNVFDAASPFGGYKQSGLGREMGSYALDNYTEVKSVWINLED
- the recQ gene encoding DNA helicase RecQ; its protein translation is MLHRAQSLLAHYFGYEKLRSGQEEAIRSVTEARQNTACIMPTGGGKSICYQIPALMFEGTTIVISPLISLMKDQVDALEEAGINAAYINSTQSNQEIYERLNGLKEGAYKLFYITPERLTSTEFIRILQGIDVPLVAIDEAHCISQWGHDFRPSYRNIEILFRELHDKPVIIALTATATPEVHEDICKQLHIQKDHTVYTGFSRDNLTFKVAKGENKDRFIDEYVQNNKHEAGIVYTATRKEADRIYEKLKRNQISAGRYHGGLADDVRKEQQERFLNDELQVMVATSAFGMGIDKSNIRFVLHAQIPKDMESYYQEAGRAGRDGLESECVLLFSPQDIMVQRFLIEQSEHEEKQKQDLKKLRQMVDYCHTEDCLQRFILMYFGEKEPDACGQCGNCTDTRTAHDVTREAQMVLSCIIRMKERFGKTMVAQVLAGSRNKKVLENGFTDLSTYGILKHQSVGEISDFIEFLISDDFIRMSDGTFPTLLVSSKGRNVLRGELSVTRKEALKAAAITENDELFERLRMVRKDIAAEQGVPPFVVFSDQTLKEMSGKQPVNDEELLSIKGVGEQKRAKYGRLFLQEIQAYARVTD
- the azoJ gene encoding FMN-dependent NADH-azoreductase AzoJ, translated to MSTVLFVKTSDRTAEEGVSTKLYEAFLAAYKENNPADEVVELDLHKENLPYLGRDMINGTFKAGQGMEMTEEEKKQAAIADKYLNQFVKADKVVFAFPLWNFTVPAVLHTYVDYLSRAGVTFKYTQEGPVGLMGGKKVALLNARGGVYSEGPMAALEMSLNFMKTVLGFWGVQDLHTVVIEGHNAAPDQAQEIVEKGLQEAKDLAAKF
- a CDS encoding PH domain-containing protein is translated as MGIFSVSRSTDAKKLEALLVEGERIESIYKLRVDQICFTNKRIIFFDNKMFSKKKVRVFLPYKTIESFAIQEAGMFDPDTGLLLMTRSKTFELEFAKDTDLSEVQAVLTKHLCS
- a CDS encoding LysM peptidoglycan-binding and 3D domain-containing protein, coding for MKKTIMSFVAVAALSSTAFGAHASAKEITVQKGDTLWGISQKNGVNLKDLKEWNKLTSDKIITGEKLTISSEETTTTGQYTIKAGDTLTKIAQQFGTTVNNLKVWNNLSSDMIYAGSTLSVKGQATAANAVTENTQTSAPQTQTKQEAVQKEQPKQETVQQQPKQETKAAAETSVPTEEKAVQSNTNHQEASKELTVTATAYTANDGGISGVTATGIDLNKNPNAKVIAVDPNVIPLGSKVYVEGYGEATAGDTGGAIKGNKIDVFVPNKSDASNWGVKTVSVKILN
- the desR gene encoding two-component system response regulator DesR codes for the protein MISIFIAEDQQMLLGALGSLLNLEDDMEVVGKGTNGQDAVDFVKKHQPDVCIMDIEMPGKTGLEAAEELKDTGCNIIILTTFTRPGYFQRAIKAGVKGYLLKDSPSEELASAIRSVMNGKRIYAPELMEDIYSEANPLTDREKEVLELVADGKNTKEIAQELSIKSGTVRNYISMILDKLEVKNRIEAITRSKEKGWFK
- a CDS encoding DUF6501 family protein, whose product is MIHNNWLEKETIKKVKCVQTNAKKYIVNRVLTPGKEYEVKNETEEFLFVIDNTNKVGGYYKEYFEEV
- a CDS encoding solute:sodium symporter family transporter, with protein sequence MLWIIVSFLVINIGIFLFSWRRTKEVNLQSSDGYFLGGRSLTALYIGSSLLLTNLSTEQMVGLNGQSYAGSMTAMSWEASAPLALIFLALVFLPRYLKTGITTIPDFLEKRFDQRTRQIVSVLLIIGYAVSFLPTVLYSGALVLNQVFRITDTFGISTFMAVLLISLIIGVTSCCYIFFGGLKAAASADAIYGIGLILGGFFIVILGVLAVGQGSFGGGVAQLTALHTDKLNSIDISNSADVPWPTILTGLLVNNLFYWAVNQAIVQRTLGAKNLAEGQKGALLAGFFKLIGVFYLVVPGVIAFHLYGGGIKNADSVYPRLIVDLLPASLTGVFAAILFGAILSSFNGSLNSTITLFTLDIYKPVFKPHANEAELVKTGRIFVAVLGLVSIVIAPFILYAPSGLYNYLQEMFGFFNVPILAAIVIGFFTKKVPALAVKIAIPAHIVLYGLSKIYLGHIHFLYILAVLFPFSVAVMLLTGKLYPRETDYKLDHNPQVDITPWKHVKLASCIILILVAATYLVFSPWGIAG